The nucleotide sequence TAGATGTCTTGGGTTATAAGGATCCTCTGAAAGTAGTTATTTATGAGTCAGACCCCACAATTGTCTGGTTCTATTTCCAGCAAGCtcatcttccctcttccttccctgtaTGTGACACACACAACCAGAACCAAAGCCAGCCTAATAATAATCCCTATGCCAATACCGTGCTTGAGATTGCAGAGTGCTGCTTCTACTTTAGCTCTATACAGACAGAAAGCATAATGtgctttaaatagatttttatttatttttctttatattaatttttttctcccatagaGGAATAACATTAAAATCTAACAATCAGAATCCTGTTATACACGTACACAGGCATGCCACATGACTGGATTGAGGTGGTTGTGTCCTTGAGTCTGTCAGCATGTCACAACATGGTCAACCAGAGTTGCCTCATTTCAGCCAGTCTCAAAATACATCCAAGAGGGATTCATTCAACTTGTTGGTTTCATTTGGAACTAGGTGGCAGGGCAAGAGGGAAGATACTAGGGGCTATGGTGTGTCTGCATTCAGTCCCCTCACATAAAGCCACATGGATCTGAGGAGGCATCCAAGAGCTCTAGTGGGGTTCTTGTTGCACCTAAGACATTCTAGGTCAGAACAAATTGATCAGGGTtccaggtggggggtggggagcaggcatACCCCCAAACAGCAGCAAACTGCATTCATACACACATGGTACCCTGCGAGGGCCAAACTGGCAAAAGCTGGAAAGTGACAACCAGCTTGAAGAGAGCACTCAGACATATTGGGGAATTACTGTAAGTCACCCTTTGATGTACTTGGGTCTTACTGTAGAAACAGGGGTCTCTCTGACATACTTAGTTTTGGCAAAGTGCTAGTAATATTGACATTAATTAATACAACTTCTCCAGGGTCTCTGAAAACATCAGTCACGACAGACTCTCTCACCCCCTCCTGTCTAAGGTTGCATAGGACTTTATGAATTCTAGTTCCCTCGTGTATTCAAgttctgtggtttaaaaaaaaatcctgaagcaTGCTCAAGGTGAAAGGCACATACACAGTCAATACAGTATGATGAGGTCTGATGCTTCAGGAATCAGACTAGCAGGAGACTGAGTAGTGTTGGTTCATAGAAATCTATACACAATTAAAATATTGCCACACTTAAATGCTACCAAATCTGTAGGAAAGTACAAAAACATATGAGCCTTACAACCAGCCAGGTGATGACATTGGAGGGTTCTAGAACTACAGGAGCCTCCAGAAATATGTGTAAGGAGTCTCTTGAAATTTGAGCCAAATGTCCTATAACTTGCTCGCCCCCTCCACACCAGAAGGATCATGGGGACTGCTCACAACTGAGCCTATGCCCCAGCTGGCAGCAAAGGAGTAGGCAGGAAGAGCTGGAGGGAGCTTAAGCTCTCGGAAGTGCGGGAGACCCTAAGCTGGCTGTGAAGTGACCACTGGGTTGCTGAAAGAATAAAAGCAACTCTTTATAACTGAAGGAGAACCTTGATAAGAGAAGCAAGGTTGTAACTACTCGGGCCCTAGTGGACTGGCTTAGGGACTTTGATCTCCTTTTACTGTAGATTTGGCTTGGATAGGAGACCCCAACAGGAACTTCCTTTGTCCCCATCCTGGCAACCATGGGGCTACCCCCTCCCTTATCCATATACCCAACACGACCCTTGGGGCTATAAGATCAGGGAGGGCAGCTGCCTTTACCGTCATGAGATTACAGAGTTTTCCAACCAAGCCTCAGCTTGGCTGTGAGGCCTAGAAACCTGGAATTGGAATGAGGGGGAAGACCTATGTAAGTATGTAACAGGAAATCTTAAAAGTGTCAAGGAAGAAAGCACACACTAAAAAAGGACATTTAGAGGAAAAGGGAAGCAACTCAGGATATCCCAAGAAGCTGTTGCTGGTGACTGAGCCCAAAATTCACTCCCACCATAAGAAGGAGAATGCTGTCTGCCTGTGACCCCACTGGTCTCACCCAGGGATTCAAGTTCCCTCCTCCAGTTGCTTACTGGAGAGGGGGAGGGTAACCATAGGGCCCCCATTTCTCCCCGTTGgactagaaagggagagagcccTGGGGGAGAAAATGAGAGGCCCCCTGGAAGCCCTGAACCTGGATAGGGACTGTTTGGGGGTTGGGACAGTGGGGCTCCTGGCTTCCTACCCGGGAGTGTTTATTAGCCATCCTGAGCAGAGTGAAATACAAGGCCAGAGGTGAAACATGAAGGCTGAGCTGTCAGTCTTGGGATGGCTTTACCCCACAGCTTGTCCTCCCCAGCATCATTCCCCTGCATTCTTACTCTGGAGTGTGCACTTTCCCTGCCTAGAAGCCCTCTGGCCTGCATCTCTCCTAAACTAGTTCTAGCACCTTGGGCACGTGAACATATGGCCAGGATGGCAGGGCCTTGCCCAGCCTCTATTCCTGGGGTGACATGTTGGGGGTAGGGCAACAAGGTACTAATAAGCCCTTCAGACTCAGGCGTTCAGAGGAGTGAATTTCAGAGGAGAGATATGGTAAATGGGATTATAAAAACTGggggcagactccaggctcaagCCCAAGAGGAGGGCTTGGCCACTGAGCAAGCACAGGGCCAGCTCCCATGGTGCCCTGCTCCCCACAGGTTCTTAACCTGTATGTCCGTCTACATCTCCAGTAGGCTGCCTCTTACCCTTGATTCCCTCCACTTCTCCTTCTAACTCACATCTCACAGTCCTATTCCACATACTTTACCTTTACAGGCCTAAACAACTCCAAGGAGTCCAAtcccaggggagagggaggggggagactaAAGGCAGAGGCCTTTAGTCTCAGCGCCACCCCCTATCCGTTTGGGAGGGAATTACTGGGAATGAATAAGGGCAGGGATGCGTGTAATGCCAAACATGAGATAGGTGAGGCTGTAAAGTGGGAAttgaaggcagagaaaagagctAGGTCTGGGAGAAGAGGCTAGTGGAAGGAGTGGGCCAGAGGTACAGGAACGGAGGGCAAGGATGAAGAGGAAGTCGGGgtagagatggggacagagagcagagaaggaaggaaggatggaatgtcaagggagggggaggaaatggAGGATTAGATATCAGGTATGGGGTCGGAGGGTGGGCAGAAGGGGCTTCAGAAGCGGATTAGAGGATCAGTGGTGGGAAAATcgagggaggtgggagagggggctAGCACCCCACCTCTCTCAAGGAGGAGGGAGGTTGTAGTGTCCAACCCAGGTGGGCGGAGGGCGCTCCTCGCGCAACACACTGGCCGCGGCAGAGGGGCCCGACAGGGGTCCGGGGTCCGCGAGGCGCTTGTGGTTCGGCCGGCGGATCCTCAGTAGTTGAACTGGCGCTGGCATGGCTGATAGACGAAGCTGCCCTGATGCTTGGGCCGGCGCGAACGGCTCTCGCGGGCGCGGTTCTGCCGTTGCACCACCTTGGCGCTCAGCGCGTGGCGCTCGGCGCGCTGCCGGGCCCGCTGTACCCGCCGCGCCTGGCCCGCCTTCTCTAGCAGTGCAGCCCGTGCCGGCAGAGGGGCGGCGGCGTGGTGCAGGGCCCGGGGCTCGCGACGGGCGGGCGCCAACTCCCTGCGGGGACAGAGCAGGGCTCGGTCGGGGCCGGACAGGTCCCGGGGCGGAGAGGCGCGCTGGCACCGCCCACCCAGTCCCCGCACCCTCGCTCCGGCGCAATGCTGTCTCTGCTCTTAGCAGGGCGCCCGGTGCCCTTCTTGTGGGCCCCAGCCCTTCCTCCGAGCCAGCCTGGAGACGCCTCCTCAGTTCTAACCCCTGTGACGATTAAACCGGACTCCAGGGAAGGCTCCGCTCCCACCTCCAATTCGGTCCTTACCTTCCGAGCTAGCCTCTGGAAACCCCACCCCTCCGGCGCTCCGGCCTCGCCCCTCCGCCAAACCCGCCCCAAGCCTCGGAGCTCCGTCTCTCCCCAGCCCTGTCGGGGCCAACAAGCCAggcctctccctctcttaaagCTCCGCCCCTTTACCCTCAGGCCCTCCCCTAGCCTTGTCCCCGCTCTTTGCCACGAAGACACGCCTCTAAAGGCCCCGCCTTCGACGCAGGGCGGGCTCCTGGGCGCGCTTCCCCCAGCCTCCCGGCCTGGACCCTTGCCTCCCAGACACGCTTCTCTAGTTCTCCAGGCTACGTCCCCGGCCCGCTCACCCTTCGCTAAGGTCGCCGTCAGGCAGGGCAGCGTCGGGATGCGGGGAAGGGGGCCCAGGCTCCAGCACTATGGTGCTGCCGGTGACGTAAACGGACATGCTGGGATGTTCGATGAGGAGGTCCTCCAGGGGGTTGCTCTGGAGGCGGGCGGGCCCGAGTCCGGGCCCCTCTGCAGTAAAACAGGCGGGAGGGGTAACAAACCAGCTCTCGTCCATCAAGGAGGGCGCGGGCGGAGGGCGGCCTGCGGGAGCAGGAGCGGCCCCGGGGCTGGGTGGAGCCGCGTAGCTGTCTACGGGGCGCGGGAGGGGTAGCCATGCGGAGGAGGGGGCGCAGcggggagggacacacacacaccggacacagtggggcggggagagaaagGGCATCGTTAGTCAGACCCGCAGCCCCGCCTGCCGCGCTCACGGGGCACCCATCGGCCAGGAGTCTCGACCAGCTGCCCTAGGGCACATGAGGTGTGGGCCCCAACGCTGAGCTGCCAGGAGATGGCCCGGGCTTTGCATGGGATGGGGCCCTGTTACCCTGCCTTCACAGTCACTGCCTCAGCCCCAGTTTGCCCGGGAGGCCAGGCGAGCTTCCCAATCCCCTAGTAGCTCCCTTCCCGTCCGCAGCTCGGCCACCTGCCCATCACAGGCCCAGGAATCAGAGTCCTGGCCCCCGACCCAGGCCTCACCCGGCAGATCAATGATGAGCCAGCCGTCCACTTCATCCTCCTCGGAGACGAAGGCTCGGGGGCATCCGGGGTcctcggggggcgggggagtACTGAAGAAAAGGCTGGTGAGGCGCTGGAACATGGTGGGAGAGTGAAACGGTCTCAGGGGGGCGCCCAGCGGCAGTGCAGATAcctgggaggtgcagagaggagtCACAGCGCCCACCCGACTCCCGGCTAGGGATATCACCCCCAGCCCTCAGAGCATAGTGAGAGTACGCTCTAAGGGATGTGTGGGGAAACTCTGCGGTGTGCGCGTGTCCTGGTAAGTCCACCTGCTTTCATGCTTCTCTATTTTCTGCGTGACCTTAGGAAGTTATTTAACTCatctgtgctttagttttctcatctatcaaATGCCAGTGATAATAGTACCTTCCTCTGGGCCCTTATAAGAATTACATGAGCTAATAATAGTATCCTCCTCTGGGCTctaatgagaattaaatgagctaaacACAAAGTGCTTAGAGCCGTACCAGGGCACAGAGTAAGCGTTCAGTAAAAGAATCAACTAGTTAATTATTAACATTGCATACTCTAGGGGCATGGAAGGAGTGATATATATGACTAGACTCTATCAGGAAAGGTCTCCAGAGGGTTGGACATCCACGCTGAACCTTGAAGGGTAAATAGCAGTTCTCCAAGCAAGGAAGAAACTGTCTGATATTGTGATTACTTATTATCATAATACAGCTAACATTCATGTGCtaggtactgtgctaagcactttacctaTATTACCACAGGTACTTCTCACAACAACTCTAGGAAGTGGATCTAATTATTATCCCtcttttacaggtaaagaaactgcgGCTCAGAGAGGTAATGTAACTTATGCAAAGTCTCACAGCTAATAAGACACAGAAGTTGGATTTAAACCCATACAGTCAGATTCCAGAGTCAGCACCCCCAATCACTATACTCCATTGCCTTTGCTGGGTATCTCTCTGGATTAGACAGTTTTAACTTGGTGACCTGGGTGTTTTTCTGGGAAGAAGTTTTCATCATGATTTCCTAACATTACTCCTTGACCCCCCAGATTAGGAACCACTACTTGAGCCTGTGTGGCTTGTAAAGTACTGGCTAGCAGAAATCCCACAGAACCGCTACCATGTGATTGCACAGCTCTCATCCGTGTCTGTCAGATGAGGTTCTAAGATCCTATTCCCATGGGCCCTCCCCCCTCTCACCCTCTATACCTAAGCTCCTGCTCAAGGGCAGCATTCTTGGCTAGGAGGAAGATCAGGTTGCCTGGCCTCAGAGAGACAGCAGGTCAGTGGGAGGTAATGATGAAGGGAGGGCCTATCAAACCCCAGGAGCCCTTAAGGATGAGCAATGAGGGTAGGACCAGGACCCAACCCCTCAATCAGCCCTTCCCTggatgaaaataagaaaggagatCCCCTGCTCCAGGAATAGAGATGTCAAGGAGGTGGCTATAgacctgcccttctccccacttcaGCCTGCCTTAGGACTAGGCCTGGCTAGGAGTCCCCTGGATGTCCCAAAGCTTGAGCCTCCTCACCTATCCCCTGAAGATGGTCAACCATTTTGCTACTGAGACACATGTCACCTTCCTCTAGGGATGTTTCCACATTTCCTGTAGAACTCCCTGGGGGCAAGTCTACTTTTCTACTCCCTGGAGGCAGTCTACACTTACTGCTAACCCACCTGAGTTATTTCTATGCTTGTTGCTATCCCTCCCATTTCTGGGATATGTTTTCACATTTGCCACAGAATCATCCAACCTCCATAAACAGAGTATTTCCACATTTGCAAACCCACAGTGGGCTCCAGACAGAAGTATTCCCTGGGTGCTGGCTTCTCTGGTGGGAAATCTACAGAGATTATAATAAAAAGGTTGGGCACCCCCAACTAGTGTCTGCCTGATACAAGCCACATATCCCAACCTGTCTGTCGGCCATAGGGAGTCAGTGATTCAGTTACCAAAAATCCTGAAAGTTTGGCCCCtcctgaaggaagagaaggtTGGAGCCTTGGTGAGGGCCATCATATTCACCTGGCCCATTTTACAACCTGAGAATCAGAGGAAATCAGTCTATCCAAAGACACACACTAGATGGTGGCCAGGCAGGTCTAGTCCCAGGACACTAAACATCCAGCCCAGAGTATACATAGGAAGGCCTCAGCAAACAATCACCCAAAAATATAATGAGGCAGGGGAGATAGGGAGGTCAGAGAGGAGTCAGAACTTTTCAAGTTACTGCTCACCTCAAAACCCCTCTGCCCAGCTATAAAAGGGTTTAGAGTTCCTAACACCAAGATTCATCATGCATTTACCAGAGCACCCACTGTGTACCAGAACCCATTGGGGGTCTCCTCAAATTATAGACAGATTAAGGTAAAAGAGGTTCAGTGGGAGGAAGCTCcctgcctgaagtcacacagcaaataagtGACAGAACCAGGAGTGACAGCAGCACCAGCCAGCCAGTGCCCGCCCCCTCTCATGACCACTGGGGGAGCCTCCCAGATTTGCTTTCCCAGCTTTGCCAGCTTCCTGGTTCTCACATTCCCAGTTCTGCTCCAGGGAGAACCATTCCCTTTAATAACTACAGCAGCTGTGCCCAGAATAGCTCTTGAGCCCCAAGCCACTTCTACCCCACCCATCCTTTAGCAAAGCCCAGGCTGGGATGGGACTCTTGGCCCAGTCTCTGGGCCCATCCACTTGGAAAGCCAGAACTCTCCTTCTCCTACTCCCTTCTCCTGGCCCTCTCTGtaagcagagaaggggacagcACAAGCCTAGTAATCACCAGCACTAGGCCAGGTCAAGTCCTTCTCAGCTGACAATGCTAGGGGTTGGGGAGGTAATAAAGGGCCAAGCAGGGAACTCTCACCCTCCATCCTACCCCAACATCAGCCCCAGAGACACCCTGAGGCAGCCAATGACTCACCTTTCTGTGGTCAGAAATTTTGACGCAGCAATTTTATTGGGCTCTGGGTCTCCAAGGTTCAGAGTGAGGGTCAGGGCCACAAAAGGGGACCAGGTCTCCAGAGGCCTCCTGGAAAAAGATCCAGGAATGAGGGGACCTAAGAGCTCCATAAAATTTGGATGGCAATGAGCCCAAGGTGGAGGAGTCCCCAGTGTTAGGAGGATGTGTAACTTGTTACTTGTATTGAGTTCCTACTAGGCATGTGCCATGGCTAATGCATCTATCATTCACTCAGTAGGTATGACTCTAATTAGTTTCATGACCTGGAGTAAACAATTTCCCCcgtctgtgcttcagtttcctctgcGGTGAAATGGAGTCCAAGACCCCTTGTTTGGGGGTTGGGAGTGACATCCTCTAAAGCGCTGCACACAACAGCGATTAGGAAGATCAGGCTCCGGCTTGGTAGTCCCCGGGGGTGCAAAGCTTGGAGCTGGAGAGAGGGTATTCCGCCATCTGGCGCTGCCCCCCCAACGACCTAGAAGTGGAGCTCTGGGCTGCCTCTGAACTCCAACCTACAGCCAGCAGCGCCGCCCGGACCTAAGTAGGGGATCAGGGGCCTGACTACAGCACCTGGGTTAGCCCAGGAAACTGCCGAGGCCCTTCCGGGCCTGCTGCCTTTCAGCGTTCCTCACCCGTGAGCCAAGCCCCGACCCAGCGCTTACCGGGTCACCGGAGGACAGGCGACCCGAGCCGGGGGGGCGGTGCCGGCCTTGGTGACGTCTcaatgtcatatgcaaatagagAGACGTCATGGTCTACCAGCGTGCGGCAGCCAATCGGAAGATGGGAATGCAGCCCGGCCACCGCCGGCGGAGACAAAGACCCGGGAACCGGGAGCTCGGGGCGTGTCCAGAGACGCGGGACCCCCTGGGCCGAAGCCGGTCTGGACTCAccttggggagggggaggtacGGCGGGCGGGGTGGCTCTGAGGTAGTTGCACGGCGGAGCGTCCGGGCGTCGGCGCTGATCACAGGCCGGGCTGCATCGCGGGGCTGGACTGGGAGGCGGCCGAGCTCCGGCTTGGAAGCTCGCGGCTGCTTCGCTCGCCTGCGGGGCTTTGAGACTGTGCAGCCgctgctgggctcaccgcacaaATTGGAACGTTCAAACAGCTGATTGTGACGTCACAAAGGAGCCCGCCCGCCTAGCGTCACCGGCCGGCGGAGCGGTGGCCAATCGCAAGCTTCggatcccccctccccaccccctccacgaTCCGCTGGATAGTGGCTCCTTCCAGACTCCGAGCCTCGGGGGGCCTCCCAGAGAGGCCACTGCTGAGTTCTTTGACCCCTAGCTCCAAGGGAGACCTACAGACCTCTTAATGAGGACGGTCCCCACTCCCTACGAGATCCCCATCTTCTGCATTTCCTGGATATGCCCTAGCTTCCTCACCTAGCCCACTGTCCCCCATATCCTTCCACAGGGATCCTCTCTCCAAGTCCCCTAATCCGTACCCTTTTCTCAACTCCACGTCCGTGCACGTCCATTCTTCCCATCAaccttccctcttctctcaccTCACCCCTTCACATTCTCTGCTTTCCCCGCTCTATTTTTCCTCAGCCTGGCAGGCTTGGGAGGTAAGGGACATCCCTTTCCCTGGTTCCAGGGGAGCACCCAGGAATGTAGAGGAACTGGCTCGGCTGACGGGAAGGTTTTCAGAATGGGACTTGAAAAGGAAATGCCCTGGACTGAATAGCCCATCTGGAGATGGCTCTGTACTGGAACATTTATGCTTTATTTAATCCACATTGCTACCAGGGCTGACAGGACAAGGATTATTAGGTCTGATTTACACACAGGGGAACTTACAGGCTCACAAATCTCACTGTTAGTATGTGGATTAATTTTCAATTatgcattcaacaaacatttattgagtacctagtATTGCCACTGCCAGACCACTAACTGACATTTACTAAACACTGAGTGCCATGCACCAATTGTACTCTATAACACTTTATATGTGTTTTGATTTTCACAACAACCCCAAAAGGTGAGTATTCTCCCCATTTTCCATTTGAGGACACAGACTCAGCCTGACTTCCTACAGGTTGCGAAGCTATGGTAAATAGCAGAACCAGGATCTGAAACCATAGTTCCTGGCCCCAACCCTCCTCACTCTCTACATGCATCAGATTGTCCAAACCCCAGAGTGCTTCAGCCTCCCCAGGGAAACCTAGGCCTAGTCCTGACTGCCTCAaacttgctgtgtggcctcaaGGAAGTCATGTTACCTCTGTgggcctcaatttttttttctgtcaaatttaacatgtccaaGCATCTAGAGATTCTTTCAAATTCTCTACCCTCAGGATTCTACCAAGCCCATGTTCTAGACCCTGTCTCTCCCAATGGCCTGGGAAATACCTGAGGTGAGACCACAAATACACATCCTCTGAATCTCCAGGGCTGGAGGTTCTGGGTCCTCTCTCAGTAGAGCAGGGCTGGTGAGGGTGGGTCTGAGAGCTGCCCATCTGGCCCAACAGGAGGCAGGGAGTGAGCTAGGCCAGAGCTTCATGCTCTGCTGATAAAATCCTGCCCCAGCCTAGTCTGAAACTCCAGAGGGACTCCTCAGCCCTAGCAACTAGGAGGAGCCAGGAAATAAAACCCAGAAGCTTCTGGGGGGAGGAGCAGCAGTGTTTTGGCCCTTGGAGTGGTGTCCCCAAAGTGTCATTCTGTGCAACCCTGAACCTCTGCTCTTTGCATATACTTCCTGCTAACTTCATATCCTCTCTTGACCTCCTTGCTgacttaaatgaaataatccctAATACTTCTCTCTCATCACACCATTTGCCTCTTCTAAAAACTTCTGTGGCTCCCAACGTATCACACCCCTTAACACAGCATTTGTTAATTTGTTCAGCCTTCCATGAACCAGTCCTAGCTCTCTCTGGCTTCATCCCCACTTCTCCTGTATGCAGCTTGTGCTAATGTCAAATTCCTGTCTCCTTAACACTCTCCCACAGTTGTGGTATTGCTCAAGCTGTTTcccctgcctggaatgccctcttCAGGCCTTTGTGAATGcatatattttctgtcttcagGACTCTACTCACACCTTCTTCCTCCAGGTAGCCTTCCCCACCCATGTG is from Panthera uncia isolate 11264 chromosome A3 unlocalized genomic scaffold, Puncia_PCG_1.0 HiC_scaffold_11, whole genome shotgun sequence and encodes:
- the TP53INP2 gene encoding tumor protein p53-inducible nuclear protein 2 isoform X1 yields the protein MFQRLTSLFFSTPPPPEDPGCPRAFVSEEDEVDGWLIIDLPDSYAAPPSPGAAPAPAGRPPPAPSLMDESWFVTPPACFTAEGPGLGPARLQSNPLEDLLIEHPSMSVYVTGSTIVLEPGPPSPHPDAALPDGDLSEGELAPARREPRALHHAAAPLPARAALLEKAGQARRVQRARQRAERHALSAKVVQRQNRARESRSRRPKHQGSFVYQPCQRQFNY
- the TP53INP2 gene encoding tumor protein p53-inducible nuclear protein 2 isoform X2, which codes for MFQRLTSLFFSTPPPPEDPGCPRAFVSEEDEVDGWLIIDLPEGPGLGPARLQSNPLEDLLIEHPSMSVYVTGSTIVLEPGPPSPHPDAALPDGDLSEGELAPARREPRALHHAAAPLPARAALLEKAGQARRVQRARQRAERHALSAKVVQRQNRARESRSRRPKHQGSFVYQPCQRQFNY